The window ACCCACGCCGCGCGCGTGGCGTGCGCCGCGTGCCACATCCCGACCTTCGCCAAAGCCGACGCGACGGACATGGTGCGGGACTGGTCCAAACCCTCCTACGACGCGGAGAAGGACAAGTACGCCGCCACCATCACCCTTCAGAAGGACGTGACCCCTGTGTACGCCTGGTACAACGGCAAGACGCGGGCGCTCCTACCCGGCCACGCCATCCGGAAGAACCCGGACGGAACCGTCTCCATGATGGCCCCCGAGGGGAGCCGCAAGGACCCGAAGGCCCGGATCTTCCCCTTCAAGCTCCACCGGGGCCGCATGCCCGTGCTCGAGGGCAAAGAGTACATCCTTCCCATCGAAGTGGAGGCCTTCTTCGCCAGCGGGAAGCTGGACGAGGCGATCCGGGGGGCCGCCGAGGAAGCCTACGGCGTCCACGACGCCCGGTACTTCTGGGTGGACACGGTCCGGTACATGGGCATCTACCACGAGGTGGTCCCCTCGAAGCACGCCCTGGGATGCCTGGATTGCCACGACACGGGCCAGCGCATGGACTGGAAGGCGCTGGGCTACGACGGCGATCCCCTCCTGGTGAAGGTGGCCGCGGCCTCCGAAAGGCCCGCGAGCGGGAAGAAGTAATTCCGCTCCACGACATCCCGACCCTTGAAGAAGGCGGGCCCGCGGGCCCGCCTTTTTTCTTGGCTCCTCTTGCGAATCTGTGCGTCTCGAAGGGTGGGGCAGGCCGACCAAGCGCTGGGTGCGCTTGGCTTTGGGCGGGAGGCGCCGGTCCGAAAGGCGTCCCCTGCTGCCCTCCTCACCAAGGGCCTCTTCGGAGGGCATCGTAGGAGGGCCATCAGGCGGTCTTCCTAGAGCCTTTCCTCCCGGCGCCTCTCCCGCCCGGCCGCCCTTCGGGCGGGCCGGCCTGTCTGGCTGGTTCCGTTCGCCCCCCCCCACCCCAATGAGTGCGCCGGCGGCGTCGGACCATCTGCTTTGTCAGGCTTCGCGGGCGGACACGCTCCACGTACCCAAGTACGAGTCGGTGTCCGCCCGCTCGCCTTTCGCGCATCTGGCCCAACGGCGCCGGGACGCCGCCATCCGCCTTTGGCGGACGGCGATTTAGCTCAGGGGCCTGCACAGATTCTCCAGACGAGCCTCTTTCTTGAAGGTCCTCGCGGCGAGAAGGCGAAGTTGACCCCCCAGGGTCCCGATGGGACAATGTCCCCATGCGCAAAGCGGGATTCGCGCTCCTGGCTTTCTTGACTCTCTCGGCGTGGGGGGCAGAGGACCGCATCGCGGACCTCCAGAAACAGGTGGAGGTCCTCCGCGGACTCTCCTTCCAGCGCCCCGTCCCGATCCGGAGGGTGGAGCCCGACGTGCTTCGGACCGTGGTGCGTCGGGAAATGGAGCGGGAGTTTCCTGAGGCCGAGTGGCCGAAGAACGAGGCCGTCCTCAAGGCCTTCGGCCTGATCCCCCCGAAGATGAACCTCCGGGCCGTCCTCCAGTCCCTGCTGGAGGAACAAGTGGTCGGGCTCTACGATCCCCGGGACAAGGTGCTCTACGTGAGCGCGGCCCCCCTGGGTGAGGAGGAGCTTCTGGCGGGGCTGGAGGTGGAGGGCTTCTCGCTTTCCGACGTCTTTCTGGTGCACGAACTGGCGCACGCGCTGGTGGACCAGCACTTTCCGCTTCTGGACCTGCCCATCGAGGACCGGGAAAACGAGGACCGCGCCTCGGCGGCGCGCTGCCTGGTGGAGGGAGACGCGACCTGGGTCATGATGCGGTACCTGTACGGGGCCCTGAAGCTCTCCCCCGCGAGACAGGCCGAGGCGGCGGATTTCATGGGCTCTCTGGCCCTCGGGAGGGAACTTCTGGGGCAGTCGGCGCCCGCCTACATCCAGGACAACCTCCTGGCGGGGTACATGGTTGGGCTGGCGCTGGTTCAGGCGGCGGTGGACCGGGGCGGGGCGGCGGAGCTCAACGGGCTCTACCGTGCCCCCCCGCTCTCCATGGAGCAGGTGCTGCACCCGGAGAAGGCCCTGAACCGCACCGACCCCCCGATGAGGGTGGCCGCCCCCTCCCTTTCGGGACTGCCGTCCGGGTGGGCCGAGGTCTCCCAGGGAGTGTGGGGGGAGTTCAACGTGCGCATCCTCCTGATGGAGTGGGGCGCCGGGGAGGAGCAGGCCCGAAAGGCCGCGGAAGGTTGGGCCGGGGACGCCTACCGGGTGTACCAGGGGCCCGCAAACGGCCGGGCCTTCACCTGGGCGACGGAGTGGGACAGCGAAGGGGAGGCGGAGGAATTCTCCCAGGCCGCTGGACGGCGCAAGGACTTGACGGTGGCGCGGCAGGGAAGGCGCGTGACCGTGGACCGGCCGCTCCCCTCCGCGCGAGCCGGCGCCGCGGGCGGCGGGGACCGCCCCTGAACGGTTGGCAAGGACCCCGGGGGTCCGGATCCCCCGGATGGGAGGACGTGCGCATGCGACCGGTGGTCACCCGAACCGACTACGAAGGAATCCGACGGATCTCCCGCGGCAAGGTCCGAGACATGTACGACCTGGAGGACCAGGTCCTCATCGTGGTCACGGACCGGCTGTCCGCCTTCGACCACGTCCTGCCCAACGGGATCCCCGACAAGGGCCGCGTGCTCAATCTCCTGACCGAGTTCTGGCTCGAGAAGACGAAGCACATCGTGAAGAACCACCTGATCTCCACGGACGTGGACGATTTGCCTTCGCCTCTCTGCCCCTACAAGGAAGAACTGGAAGGGCGTTTCATGCTGGCCAAGAAAGCCGAAATGCTCCCCGTGGAGTGCGTCGTGCGGGGATACCTGTCCGGTTCGGGCTGGAACGATTACCGCAGGACCGGCGCGGTGTGCGGCATCCGGCTCCCCGAGGGCCTGAAGGAAAGCGACCGGCTCCCGGAACCCATCTTCACGCCGTCCACCAAGGCCGAGACGGGACACGACGAGAACATCTCCTTCGAGGCCGCCACCTCCCTCCTCGGCGAGAGTCTGGCCCGCAGGGTGCGGGAGCTGACGCTGTCGGTTTACAACTACGCCGCGGATTATGCCCTCCAGCGCGGAATCATCATCGCCGACACGAAGTTCGAGTTCGGGTTGTACGAAGGCGAGGTCATCCTCTGCGACGAGGTCCTGACGCCCGATTCCAGCCGCTTCTGGCCCGCCAGCCTCTACGAGCCGGGAAAGTCCCAGCCCTCTTTCGACAAGCAGTTCGTGAGGGATTACCTGCTGTCCATCCGGTGGAACAAGGAGCCGCCCGTGCCCGTCCTGCCCGAGGAGGTGGTGTCCAGGACCTCCGAGAAGTACCGGGAGGCGTACGAGCGGATCACGGGCCACCCGCTGCCGTAGGCGGCCGGCGGGAGGGCGAGGGCCGATGGGAAAGGGGCCGGACGTGCGGGGGGCGGTGCGGCCCATGGCGGCCAGGGACCTCCCGGAGGTCTCGGCCATCGAGGCGGACTCCTTCCCCAACCCGTGGCCCCTGGAGGCTCTCCGCCATGAACTGATGTCCAACCCCTTCTGCTCCAGCTTCGTCGTGGAGCAGGAGGGGCGGGTCGCCGGGTACGCCTTCCTGTGGGTCATTTTCGAACAGGCGCACTTGATCAACATCGCCGTGGGCCGCGAGTTCCGCCGTCGCGGACTGGGCGAGGCGCTCTTGGTCCACGCCCTGGAGCAGGCCAGGTCCCTGGGGGGGGAGCGGATCCACCTGGAGGTGAGGGAGTCCAACGCTCCCGCCATCGCCCTGTACCGAAAGCACGGCTTCGGCGAACTCGGCCGGATCGAACGGTATTACTCCGACGGGGCGCCGGCCCTGGTCATGGAGGCCCCGCTGACGGGGGGCGAAGGGGGGGGAGGGCGATGAGGATCGCGGCGGGGATTCTCCTGGGTTGGGCGGTGGTATCGGCCTCCGGCTTCGTGGTGCGGGCCGACGAGGGGATGTGGACCTTCGACAGCATTCCCGTGGAGCGGATCGAGCGGAGCACCGGCTTCCGTCCCGATGCGGCGTGGATCGAGCGGGTGCGTCTCGCTTCGGTGCGAATCAACGACGGGGGCTCGGGTGCCTTCGTGAGCCCCCGCGGACTCCTGCTCACCAATCAGCACCTTGCCCTGGGCCAGCTCCAGAAGGTCTCCACTCCGGAGAAAGACTACGTGCGCACCGGCTTCTACGCCCCTACCGAGGCACAGGAGCTGAAATGCCCCGACCTGGAGGTGCACCGCCTCGAGGGCATGGAGAACGTCACCCAGGCCGTGCGAGAGGCCGTGGCAGGCCTTTCCTCGAAGAAAGCGGAGGCCAGGAGGCGGGAGGTCCTGGCGAGCCTCGCCTCCGCCAGAATGCGCGAGACCGGACTCCTGTGCGAGAGCGAGACCCTCTACCGCGGCGGGGAGTATTGGATCTACCTCTACCGCCGCTTCACCGACATCCGCCTCGTCTTCTCCACCGAGAAGGCCGTGGGTTTCTTCGGCGGGGACGCGGACAACTTCGCCTTTCCCCGGCACGACCTCGACGTGGCTCTCTTCCGCGTGTACGACAACGGCCGGCCCCTTGAGGTGACGCACTACCTGCCCCTTCGGGAGAACCCTCCGAGCGAAGGCGAGGTCGTCTTCGTGGCGGGGAACCCGGGGGCCACGCTCCGGCTCCTTACGGCCTCCCAGATCGAGACGCTTCGCGACCTGTCCTACCCCACCCGCCTGGCGCAGATCGAGGCCCTCATCGCCGGGCTCGAAGCGTACGGTGCGCGGGGTACGGAGGAGACCCGCAGGGCCTACGGGGCGCTGTACGGCATCCGCAACGCGCGGCGGACGGTGGTCGGGGAACTCGAGGCCCTGCGCGATCCGGACTTGCTGGAGGGAAAGAGGCGGGAGGAGCGGGCCCTCCTCGAGGCCCTCTCGGGAAGACCTTCCCTCCGGAAGGAGGTCCGCCGGGCCCTGCGCGAGGCGGCGCGGGCGGAGAAGGTCCGCCGCAGGGGCTTCAAGGCCACCTTCTACGGCGGGGACATGCCCGGCGGGACGCTTTGCAAGCTCGCCCTCGCCCTGGTGCGGTATCCCGTCGAGACGGCCAAACCCGACGGGAGCCGCCTCGAGCCCTACCAGGAGGCCAACCTCGAAACCCTGAGGTCCGAAATCCTCAGTCCGGCCCCCCTCCACGCGGACCTCCAGGAGGCCTACCTCGCCACGGCCCTCGAGTGGCTCCGGACCGAACTGGGCCCCGACGACCCCCTGGTCCGCGCACTTCTCGACGGGGAGTCGCCCCAGGAGGTGGCCCGGAAGTCGGTGGGCGGCACCCGGCTGGGCGACCTCTCGGTGCGGAAAGGGCTCCTGGATGGCGGTGAACAGGCCGTCAGGGCGTCCGCCGATCCCCTTCTGGCCCTGGCCCGAAGGGCCGATCCCATCCTTCGGGAACGCAGCCGGCGCCTGCGCGAGGAGGTGGCCGCCCCCCTCGAGTCGGCCGCCGAGATCCTGGCCGGGGCCCGCTTCGCCGTTCACGGAAAGTCCTTGTACCCCGACGCCACCTTCTCGCCCCGCCTGACGTGGGGAAGGGTGGCCGGCTACGAGACCCCGTCCCAGACCGTTCCGCCCTTCACGACCTTCTTCGGCCTGTACGATCGGAGCGCGGCCTTCGGGGGCAGGGGAGCCTACGCCCTGCCGCAAAGGTACCAGGAAGGGCGGGGGCGGCTCGACCTCGCCACCGTCCTCAATTTTGCCGCCACCTGCGACACCATCAGCGGCAACTCCGGAAGCCCCTGCTTCGACCGAGAGGGGTACGTCGTGGGAGTCGTCTTCGACCGGAACCGGGAGGGGCTCTCCCGCCGCTTCTACTACGACGAGTCCCGGGCGCGGTGCGTGGCCGTGGCCTCCAGCGCCGTTCTGGAAACCCTGGAGGCTCTATACGATGCCGGCCCCCTGGCGGCCGAACTTCGCGCGGCCTCGGGCGACAAGGCGGGGCGAAGGATCTGAGAATTGACGGACTGGGGAAGCCCCGGTAAGACCTCAGGCTTTTTCCGGTTCGACCAAGGCCCTGAGCAGGTCCCGCCCCGCTCCGGAATCCTTTCGCTCATTCCGGGTTTGACAGGCGGTCCCGCCCGGGCTCGTCTCTTCAGAACGCCTTTTGGGCCCCCTCCATGACCCGCAGGACCCTTCGGATGCGCTCGGCGGGAGGGAGGACCGGCACGGGCAGATCCAGGCGGCTGCCGCGCTCCAGAAGGGGCACCAGGCGCTCCAGGTCGGGGCCCGATTCGCGGGCCGTGAGGGCCACCCGGATGGGGTGGAAGAGCGCCTTCCCTTTGACCCGGAGCGCGTCCCGAACGGAGAGGACCACCTCACGATACGCTCCGGGAAGGGCGAGGTCCGCCTTCGCGGCTCGATCGAGAAAGGCGCGAACCACCTCCCTGGCCCCGGGTTCCGCAAGCGCGGCGCGCGCCGCTTCATCCATGGCTTCGGGATCGAAGACGAACACGGGGTCGGAGGCGGCGATGGCTTCGGAGAGGAGATCCATCCGCTCGACGAGAAGTTGACCCAGGTCCGCCAGCCAGGCGAGCGCCTCGGCGGAGAGATCCCCCTCGGGAAGCCGGCCCGCCCCGCGAAGGGGCCGGGCAAGCGCCGAGGCCAGGGCTTCCGGGGCCATCCGTTTGAGGTGCTCCCGGTTGAGGAAGCGCAGCTTCCCTTCGTCGAACACCGCGGCCACCTTGTTCACGCGCTCCAGCGAGAAGGCCTCCAGAATCTCGCGGGCCGAGAGAACCTCCCGTCCTCCGGGATCGGACCACCCCAGGAGGGCCAGTCCGTTCACCATGGCCTCCGGAAGGAAACCGCGGGAGCGGAATGCGTCCAGGGAGACGTCGCCGTGGCGCTTGCTGAGCTTGCCCCCGTCCGGTCCGAGAATCATGGAGAGGTGGCCGAAGAGGGGCGCCTCCAACCCCAAGGCCTCGTAGAGGACGATCTGCTTCGGGGTGTTGGAGAGGTGGTCCTCCCCCCGGATCACGTGGGTCACGCCCATGAGGGCGTCGTCCACGACCACGGCGAAGTTGTAGGTGGGCGAACCGTCCGGGCGGGTGAGGATCCAATCTCCGAACTGAGAGGTGTGGATGGAGACGGGCCCGCGCACCAGGTCCGTGAAGGTGACGGCTTTTAGCGGGACCTTGAGGCGGAGCGAATGGGGCTCGCCCGAGGCGATCCTCCGGGCCCGCTCGGCCGCGTCCACATGTCGGCAGGTGCCCGGGTAGACGAAGGTCCGCTGGGCCGCGCGGGCGGCCTCGCGGCCCGCGTCCAGCGTCTCCTGGGAGCAGAAGCAGGGGTAGGCCTTGTCTTCCTGGAGGAGGCGTTCCGCGGCCGCCCGATAGGTGCCGTAGCGCTCCGTCTGGCGATAGGGACCGAAGGGCCCCCCTGTCTCCGGTCCCTCGTCCCAGTGAAGGCCCAGCCACCTCAGGTCCTGAAGGACCGAGCGGACGCTCTCCTCCGTGGACCGCGCGGCGTCCGTGTCCTCGAGACGCAGGATGAAGGCGCCGCCGTTCTTGCGGGCGTAAAGCCAGTTGAAAAGAGCCGTCCGCACGTTTCCCAGGTGGAGGTGACCCGTGGGAGACGGCGCGAAACGGACGCGGATTCTCTCGGACACCATGGCGCCTCCAGGCGCGGTGATTCTAGACGCAAACCGTGACCCCCGTAAAGGCGGAAGGTTAGAGAGGGACGCTCGTTCCCGATGCGGTCGGGTAAATACCGGCAAGCCGGACCGGCTCCGTGGGCCGGCCGGGCCCATTGACTGGGCGTCCTCAGGAGGCCGATCCTGGCGCAAAGGAAGGAGGGGAGAGATGGGCAGGACCCTGTTCCTCATCCACGGCATGTGGGGCGGCGCGCACCTGTGGACGAACTACCGGTCCTTTTTCGAGGAGCGGGGCCACACCTGCCACGCCCCCACCTTGCGCCACCACGACGTCCCTCCGCAGGCCCCGCCGCCCGAGGGACTCGGTGTCACGAGCCTTCTGGACTACGCCGCCGATCTGGAGGCCCAGATCCGGGCCCTGCCCGAGCGGCCCGTCGTCGTGGGCCATTCCATGGGGGGCATCCTGGCCCAGATCCTGGCCTCCCGGGGACTGTGCGAAAAGGCGGTGCTCCTCACTCCCGCGGCGCCGCGGGGGGTCCTCGCCCTCCGCCTTTCGGTGATCCGGTCCTTCTGGAGCGCCATGACCACCTGGGGCTTCTGGCGGAAGCCCTTCAAGATCACCTACGCCGAGGCGGTCTACTCCATGATGGAACTCCTGCCCGAGGACGAAAGGCGGAAGGCCTACGCGCAGTTCGTCCACGAATCGGGCCGGGCGGCCTTCGAAATCGGTTTCTGGCTCCTCGACGGCCGGCGCGCCGCCGAGGTGGACGAGAAGATGGTGACTTGTCCGGTGCTGGTGGTGGCGGGGGGGAGGGACCGCATCACCCCCGCCGCCGTCGTGAAGAACGTGGCGAAGAAGTACGGCGCCCCCTGCAAGGTCTTTCCGGAGCACGCCCACTGGGTGCTTCAGGAGAAGGGCTGGGAGGACGTGGCCCGCTTCGTCGCCGAATGGATCGAGGCGCCGTAGGGCTTCAGAGGGCGCGGGGGCGCGCGAGAAGGGCCTCCGCCTCCTCCACCGTTCGCCTCAGCACCTCGGCCACCGTGGGCGTGTCCGCGATGAGGCTGGAGGCCTGCCCGAGGGGAAGGACGCCGCGCTCCAGGTCCCCCTCCGTGCAGGCCAGCCGGAAGCCCTTGAAGGCGTTGGCCAGGTGGGCCAGTTGGAGGGTGTTTTTCCACCCCGAGGCGAGAACCCCCGCCGCCATCTTGAGGTAGGGAACGCCAAGCATCCGTGAGATCTCCACCCCGTTGAAGGCGGCCCGCTTCAGGTCCAGGCCGCGCTTCACCGCCCGCTTTCCTCCGGGGGAAAGGAGGATGCGGCAAGGCTGTCCGTCGAACCGCGTGGTGTAGAGGGTGTCCTCGGCCTCCCGCTCCCGGCACGCGGCCTTGCACCCTTCGTGGGCCGGGCTCTCCTTCGTGTTCATCAGGCGCGTTCCCATGGCCACGCCGTCGGCCCCCAGGACGAGCGCCGCCGCGAGGCCCCGGCCGTCGGCGAAGCCCCCCGCCGCCACGATGGGGACCTTCACGGCGTCGGCCACCCTGGGGATGAGGACCATGGATGAAACCCCCGAACCGTGGGCCGCCGCTTCGTTCCCCGTCACGAGGACCGCGTCGGTCCCGTAGGAGGCCGCGCTCTGGGCGTGCTTGGCCGTCGTCACCGTGGCGATGACCTTCCCGCCGTAGGCGTGGGCGCCCTTCACGATCCAGTCCCCCTTGCCCATGGAGAAATTGATGACGGGGACCTTTTCCTCCAAGAGGACCTGGGCGTTCTCCCTCGCTCCGGGAAAGTACAGGGTGGCGTTGGCGCCGAAGGGGCGGTCGGTGAGGGAGCGAACCCTGCGGATCGCCTCGCGGGTCTGCCCGGCGTTGTACACGCCCGTCGCCAGGATGCCCAGGCCTCCCGCGTTGGACACCGCCGCCACCAGTTCCGGCGTGGAGATCCACGACATGCCCGACAGGACGATGGGATGCTCGATGCCGAAGAGTTCCGTCACGCGCGTCTTCATGGCGCCCCCCTTGGAGAAGGGATTATAGCGCGGGAGGATTGGAGGCGGGAGCCTCCGAACCCGAAAAGAGCGAACCTCCCTGCTGCGCGGGGAGGTTCGGGTCTCATCCTGCAAGCGTCGTTGTCGGGCCGAAAGGGATCCCTACTCGTACCTGAGGGCGTCGATGGGGTCGAGGCGGCTGGCCTTGACGGCGGGGTAGACGCCGAAGACCGCGCCCGTGAGGGCGGCGAACCCCAGGGAGAGCAGGACGATCCAGAAGGGCACGTAGGCCGGCGGGAAGGTCTCGGAGACGGTCTTTCTCAGGACGAAGACCACGAAGTGGGACAGGCCCACGCCCAGGAAGAGTCCGACGATGCCCCCGAGGGTCGAGAGGGTCACCGATTCGATGAGGAACTGGTAGAGGATGTGGACCCTCTTGGCGCCCACGGCCATCCGGATGCCGATTTCGCGGGTCCGCTCGGTGACGGAGACGAGCATGATGTTCATGATGCCGATGCCCCCGACCACGAGGGTGATGCAGACGATGGCCGTGACCACCATCGTGGAGATGCCCGTGAACTGGTCGATGACCCTCTTGATGGCCTCCACGGTGAAAATGCGGAAGTCGTCCTGCTGGCCGAAGCGGATGCCGTGGGTGCGGCGCAGGACCGTGGAGATCTGCTCCACCGCGTTGTCGGTCTGCTTGGGGTCGAGGATCTGGATCAGGATGAAGACCGTGTTGGCGATGTCCTGCCCGTACTGCTGGGTGGCGGCTGTTAAGGGGATGAAGATCTGGTCGTCCTGGCTCTGGCCAAAGGAGCCGCCCTTCTTCTCGAGCAGGCCCACGATGGTGTAGGTGCCCCGTCCGATCTGGATCTCCTCTCCGAGGCACTGGGGGGGCATGGCCAGCTTGTCCAGGATGTCCTGGCCCACCACGCACACCTTTCGGCGGGTGGCCACGTCCATGGGCCCGATGAAGCGTCCCGACTCCAGGTCGAGGTTGTTGATGGGGGCATAGGGCTCCGTGGTACCGATGATCTGCGTGGTGTCGCGCTGGCTCCGGTAGGCGATGGTGTCCCCGCGCATGACGAAGGGGGCCACCTCCTTGACGAGCGGGGCCCCGTCCTTGATCGCCAGGGCGTCGGCGTAGGTCATCTTCAGGCGCTTCACCGCATCCACCCGGCTCCTGGACATCTCGTAGTTGGGCCGAACGAACATGGTGTCGGCGCCCAGGGAGTTGAACTCCGCGAAGAAGGCGGCGAAGACGCCCTGCATGATGGAAACCACCGCCACGACGCTGAGGACTCCGATGATGATGCCGAGGACCGTGAGGAAGGAGCGCATCTTGCTGGCCAGGATGGCCCTGAGCGCGATGCGGACGAGTTCGGCCACGCTTCCCCAGAAACCGTAGATCTGTTCCTTTCGGATGGCGGCGGTCATGGCTCGCCTCCCTCCGCCTTGCGCACGACCTCGTCGGAGACGATCCTGCCGTCCCGGATGCGCACCTGCCGGGGCGCGTAGGCGGCGATGTCGGGCTCGTGGGTGACGAGAATGAGGGTGTTGCCCATCCGGTTGAGCCGCACGAGCTGTCCCATGATGTTCTCGCTCGTCTTGGAGTCGAGGTTCCCCGTGGGTTCGTCGGCGAGGATGAGGCTGGGCTTGTTGACGAGCGCGCGGCAGATGGCGATCTGCTGGCGCTGGCCGCCCGAGAGCTGGTTGGGGCGGTGGGCTGCGTGGGTCTCCAGGCCGAGGAACTGGAGGGCCTCCATGGCCTTCCGGCGCCGCTCGCCGGGGGGGACCTTGGCGTAGATGAGGGGCAGTTCCACGTTCTCCACGGCGCTGGCCCTGGGGAGGAGGAAAAACATCTGGAAGATGAAGCCGATCTCGCGGTTCCTCACCTCCGCGAGTTCGTCGGGCGGGAGGCTGTGGACCGGGGTGCCGGCCAGCGTGTACGTGCCGGACGTGGGCGTGTCCAGACAGCCGAGGAGATGGAGGAGCGTGGACTTGCCCGATCCGGAGGGACCCATGATGGCGATGAACTCGCCGCGTCGCACGGTGAGGTCCGCCCCGCGGAGGGCGTGGTAGACCTCGTCCCCCATGGGGTAGTCCTTGACGAGGCCGCGCGCCTCGATGAGCACGTCGTCAGTCACCCGGCTCCTCCGTCTTGGGCGCGGTGCGGCTCTTCACGAAGTCCTCCGGCTTGAGGACCTTGGGCCGGAGGCGGTCGTTCTCCTTGAGGTTCCTCAAAATCCTGTAGGGGCCGATGACGACCTCGTCCCCCTCCTCGAGGCCCTCGGTGACTTCGGTGAAGAGGTCGTCCGACAGGCCGGTCTGAACGATCTTCTTGGCGGCCTTCTGCTTGTCGGAGACGAAGACGTAGAAGACCTGCTCGCCGCTTTTCTCCTCCGTGCGGATGGCTCCAACGGGGACGCGGATCACGTTCTCCCGCTTGTCGGCAAGGAGCCGCACGCGGGCGGTGACGCCCGGCTTGAGGTCCGAATCGGGGTTGGTGACGGCGACCTTCACGAGGAACTGTCGGATGTTGGCCTGGGTGCCGCTGGCCCCGGGCCGGGCCGAGGCGCTGATCTCGATCACCTTTCCGTCGTAGCGCCTTCCGCCCAGGGCGTCCACGATGACGACGACGGGCTGGCCGAGCTTGAGCCGGGGATAATCGGCCTCGTCCACCTGGACTTCGGTGATGATCTCGCTGAGGTCCGAAACGGTGAGGATGACGGTTCCCGAGAAATTCATGGTGCCCATGACGGCCGTTTCGCCCACCTTCGCGTTCACCGCCGTCACGACCCCGTCCATGGGCGATCGCAGGGTCGTCTTGGCCAGGTTGTCCTGGGCCTTCTGGAAGTAGGCCTTCGCCTGGGCCACCGCCGAGGCGGCGGAGCTTTCGGCGAGTTCGGCCTGGTCCAGAGCCAGGCGGGCGTCGTCCCTCTGCGAGGCCGAGAAGATCCCCTTGCGGAAGAGGTCCTCGGCCCGCTCCCAATCCTTCTTGCGCTGGGCGAGAGTCACCCGCGCCTGCCGCGCGCCCACCTCGGCGGATTGCAGGTTGGCCAGGGCCGAGGCCACGTCCCGCTGGTAGGTGTCGGGGTTGATCTGGACCAGGATATCGCCTTTTTTAACGGCGCTTCCCTCCAGGAAGGGGATGGACACGATTTCGCCCATGACCTGGGAGGAGATGTTCACGGCGTTCTTGGCGGCGATGAGCCCGTCCGCCGTAACCGTCGGGGACACCTCGCCCCGTTCGGTCTTGAGGACCTCCACTTCGAACCCTTTGGGCCGGCTGTTGACGGCGGTCAGGACGATCACGAGGAGGAGGACGGCGGCGGCGGACAGGACAATCCAGAGGCGCTTCTTGGTCATCGCGGGCACCTAGAAAATGGCGGCGAGCGCCACGCGGACGCCGACCCAGACGAAGTAAAGGACCACCACGGCGGCGGCGGCGGGCGCCACCCGACAGCGGGCGGCGGCGGCCAGCCCCACCGAGAGGAGGAAGATCATCCAGGCCTTGAAGAGGTCCAGGGACTGGAGA is drawn from Acidobacteriota bacterium and contains these coding sequences:
- a CDS encoding alpha/beta hydrolase, which codes for MGRTLFLIHGMWGGAHLWTNYRSFFEERGHTCHAPTLRHHDVPPQAPPPEGLGVTSLLDYAADLEAQIRALPERPVVVGHSMGGILAQILASRGLCEKAVLLTPAAPRGVLALRLSVIRSFWSAMTTWGFWRKPFKITYAEAVYSMMELLPEDERRKAYAQFVHESGRAAFEIGFWLLDGRRAAEVDEKMVTCPVLVVAGGRDRITPAAVVKNVAKKYGAPCKVFPEHAHWVLQEKGWEDVARFVAEWIEAP
- the gltX gene encoding glutamate--tRNA ligase, with product MVSERIRVRFAPSPTGHLHLGNVRTALFNWLYARKNGGAFILRLEDTDAARSTEESVRSVLQDLRWLGLHWDEGPETGGPFGPYRQTERYGTYRAAAERLLQEDKAYPCFCSQETLDAGREAARAAQRTFVYPGTCRHVDAAERARRIASGEPHSLRLKVPLKAVTFTDLVRGPVSIHTSQFGDWILTRPDGSPTYNFAVVVDDALMGVTHVIRGEDHLSNTPKQIVLYEALGLEAPLFGHLSMILGPDGGKLSKRHGDVSLDAFRSRGFLPEAMVNGLALLGWSDPGGREVLSAREILEAFSLERVNKVAAVFDEGKLRFLNREHLKRMAPEALASALARPLRGAGRLPEGDLSAEALAWLADLGQLLVERMDLLSEAIAASDPVFVFDPEAMDEAARAALAEPGAREVVRAFLDRAAKADLALPGAYREVVLSVRDALRVKGKALFHPIRVALTARESGPDLERLVPLLERGSRLDLPVPVLPPAERIRRVLRVMEGAQKAF
- the rimI gene encoding ribosomal protein S18-alanine N-acetyltransferase; its protein translation is MGKGPDVRGAVRPMAARDLPEVSAIEADSFPNPWPLEALRHELMSNPFCSSFVVEQEGRVAGYAFLWVIFEQAHLINIAVGREFRRRGLGEALLVHALEQARSLGGERIHLEVRESNAPAIALYRKHGFGELGRIERYYSDGAPALVMEAPLTGGEGGGGR
- a CDS encoding S46 family peptidase, with the protein product MRIAAGILLGWAVVSASGFVVRADEGMWTFDSIPVERIERSTGFRPDAAWIERVRLASVRINDGGSGAFVSPRGLLLTNQHLALGQLQKVSTPEKDYVRTGFYAPTEAQELKCPDLEVHRLEGMENVTQAVREAVAGLSSKKAEARRREVLASLASARMRETGLLCESETLYRGGEYWIYLYRRFTDIRLVFSTEKAVGFFGGDADNFAFPRHDLDVALFRVYDNGRPLEVTHYLPLRENPPSEGEVVFVAGNPGATLRLLTASQIETLRDLSYPTRLAQIEALIAGLEAYGARGTEETRRAYGALYGIRNARRTVVGELEALRDPDLLEGKRREERALLEALSGRPSLRKEVRRALREAARAEKVRRRGFKATFYGGDMPGGTLCKLALALVRYPVETAKPDGSRLEPYQEANLETLRSEILSPAPLHADLQEAYLATALEWLRTELGPDDPLVRALLDGESPQEVARKSVGGTRLGDLSVRKGLLDGGEQAVRASADPLLALARRADPILRERSRRLREEVAAPLESAAEILAGARFAVHGKSLYPDATFSPRLTWGRVAGYETPSQTVPPFTTFFGLYDRSAAFGGRGAYALPQRYQEGRGRLDLATVLNFAATCDTISGNSGSPCFDREGYVVGVVFDRNREGLSRRFYYDESRARCVAVASSAVLETLEALYDAGPLAAELRAASGDKAGRRI
- a CDS encoding phosphoribosylaminoimidazolesuccinocarboxamide synthase, with protein sequence MRPVVTRTDYEGIRRISRGKVRDMYDLEDQVLIVVTDRLSAFDHVLPNGIPDKGRVLNLLTEFWLEKTKHIVKNHLISTDVDDLPSPLCPYKEELEGRFMLAKKAEMLPVECVVRGYLSGSGWNDYRRTGAVCGIRLPEGLKESDRLPEPIFTPSTKAETGHDENISFEAATSLLGESLARRVRELTLSVYNYAADYALQRGIIIADTKFEFGLYEGEVILCDEVLTPDSSRFWPASLYEPGKSQPSFDKQFVRDYLLSIRWNKEPPVPVLPEEVVSRTSEKYREAYERITGHPLP
- a CDS encoding nitronate monooxygenase → MKTRVTELFGIEHPIVLSGMSWISTPELVAAVSNAGGLGILATGVYNAGQTREAIRRVRSLTDRPFGANATLYFPGARENAQVLLEEKVPVINFSMGKGDWIVKGAHAYGGKVIATVTTAKHAQSAASYGTDAVLVTGNEAAAHGSGVSSMVLIPRVADAVKVPIVAAGGFADGRGLAAALVLGADGVAMGTRLMNTKESPAHEGCKAACREREAEDTLYTTRFDGQPCRILLSPGGKRAVKRGLDLKRAAFNGVEISRMLGVPYLKMAAGVLASGWKNTLQLAHLANAFKGFRLACTEGDLERGVLPLGQASSLIADTPTVAEVLRRTVEEAEALLARPRAL